The following are from one region of the Alicyclobacillus fastidiosus genome:
- a CDS encoding NOL1/NOP2/sun family putative RNA methylase has translation MQLPNAFVDMMKPLLGTAWPEFEASYDRTPQRGVRIDRWSVRADDPSRPPILQAVSRHLQGQVPWMPFGFYMDEESVLGKTVYHEAGAFYIQEPSAMAVALAVDPKPGERVLDLCAAPGGKSTAIARLMNNLGRLVANEIHPTRVKILAENLERMGAAAAVTNESPGALAKAWPASFDAILVDAPCSGEGMFRKDPEAAREWSQDAPAACAARQKDILRSAVKMLLPGGRLIYSTCTFNPMENEQIVAWMEDELGLVVEELPNWPLWSPGRPDFADGRIALSKTRRLWPHLAEGEGHFVARLRKPESATTNAYASLDGGRRSRSGRERRGEGRSVGGARGTGTKDWQNWLAEVYECPDNAIKTPILHKDIYFSDELAGLAVDGIRVLRPGTPLARREGNRIEPLHGLALRGLPKHFFNVKPLDEQAAIRYMAGDALANDEGLRGYVAMEHAGLCLGFAKAVPGRVNNLYPKGWRKQGLISLST, from the coding sequence TTGCAGCTTCCAAACGCATTCGTCGACATGATGAAACCATTGCTCGGCACCGCTTGGCCCGAGTTCGAAGCCTCGTACGACCGCACCCCGCAAAGAGGAGTGCGCATCGATCGCTGGTCCGTTCGCGCCGACGATCCGTCGCGCCCCCCCATATTGCAAGCGGTATCGCGCCATCTGCAGGGCCAAGTACCCTGGATGCCGTTCGGTTTTTACATGGATGAGGAATCTGTCCTGGGCAAGACGGTTTACCACGAAGCCGGCGCTTTTTACATTCAGGAACCGTCTGCGATGGCGGTGGCGCTCGCGGTCGACCCCAAGCCAGGGGAGCGCGTTCTTGACCTCTGCGCTGCACCTGGTGGCAAATCGACGGCCATCGCGCGGTTGATGAACAACCTCGGCCGCCTGGTGGCGAATGAAATCCATCCCACGAGAGTGAAAATTCTCGCGGAAAACCTCGAACGGATGGGCGCCGCAGCCGCCGTGACGAACGAGTCTCCGGGAGCTTTGGCGAAGGCGTGGCCCGCCTCATTTGACGCCATTCTCGTCGATGCGCCCTGCTCCGGAGAGGGGATGTTCCGCAAAGACCCAGAAGCCGCGCGAGAATGGTCACAAGACGCACCGGCCGCCTGTGCAGCGAGGCAAAAAGACATCCTCAGATCCGCTGTAAAGATGCTCTTGCCCGGCGGCCGCCTCATCTACTCCACGTGTACGTTCAACCCGATGGAGAACGAACAAATCGTCGCTTGGATGGAGGACGAGCTTGGACTCGTCGTCGAGGAGCTCCCGAACTGGCCGCTCTGGAGCCCCGGGCGTCCGGACTTCGCCGACGGTCGCATCGCACTCTCCAAGACGCGGCGGCTTTGGCCGCATTTGGCGGAGGGTGAAGGTCATTTCGTCGCTCGGTTGCGCAAACCAGAGAGTGCCACAACGAACGCTTATGCCTCTTTGGATGGTGGCCGGCGTTCGCGCTCTGGCCGCGAACGCCGAGGAGAGGGGCGAAGCGTTGGCGGCGCGAGAGGAACGGGAACGAAGGACTGGCAGAACTGGCTGGCAGAGGTGTACGAGTGTCCGGACAACGCTATCAAAACGCCGATTCTACACAAGGACATCTATTTCAGCGACGAACTCGCGGGCCTCGCGGTCGACGGCATTCGCGTGTTGCGCCCGGGAACGCCGCTTGCTCGGCGCGAGGGCAACCGGATCGAGCCACTCCACGGGCTAGCTTTACGCGGCTTGCCGAAACACTTTTTCAATGTGAAACCTCTCGACGAACAGGCGGCCATTCGCTACATGGCGGGCGATGCGCTCGCCAATGACGAAGGGCTCCGCGGCTACGTCGCAATGGAGCACGCAGGTCTGTGTCTGGGCTTTGCAAAGGCGGTCCCCGGTCGAGTCAACAATTTATATCCAAAAGGTTGGAGGAAACAAGGTCTGATCTCCTTGTCGACCTAA
- the queF gene encoding preQ(1) synthase, translated as MLTQPTKELITVPNPHPNRVYTVEMDCAEFTTLCPMTGQPDFATIYVEYQPAQKLVELKSLKLYLWSFRNEANYHEDCVNRILNDFVAASEPRYAKVVGDFTIRGGIHTKVTVEYTA; from the coding sequence ATGTTGACACAACCGACGAAAGAATTGATCACGGTCCCAAACCCGCACCCAAATCGCGTCTACACGGTGGAAATGGATTGCGCGGAGTTTACGACGCTCTGCCCAATGACAGGGCAGCCCGACTTCGCTACCATTTACGTAGAATATCAACCTGCGCAAAAGCTTGTCGAGCTGAAGTCTTTGAAACTTTATCTGTGGAGTTTCCGCAACGAAGCGAACTATCACGAGGATTGCGTGAACCGCATTCTCAACGATTTCGTCGCGGCGAGTGAGCCTCGCTATGCAAAAGTGGTCGGAGATTTCACCATTCGCGGCGGGATTCATACGAAAGTGACTGTCGAGTACACCGCGTAA